A single window of Chitinophagaceae bacterium DNA harbors:
- a CDS encoding peptidase: MKSNIKKNYVLGRVDKIDLPDLELFDLDAKIDTGAYSSSIHCHNIEIEKVNGKEILKCNLLDPKHPVYNEKVFRFDDFTRTRVKSSNGQVQKRFLIRTDILLFGNRFSTDFTLNDRQEMKYPILLGRKLLRQGFVVDVKQFNRSFRRKSKLEADNK, from the coding sequence ATGAAAAGCAATATTAAAAAAAATTATGTTTTAGGAAGGGTTGATAAAATTGACTTACCGGATTTAGAACTTTTTGATTTAGATGCAAAAATTGATACCGGAGCTTACAGTTCTTCCATTCATTGTCATAATATTGAAATTGAAAAAGTTAATGGAAAAGAAATCTTAAAATGTAACTTATTGGATCCCAAACATCCTGTTTATAATGAAAAAGTTTTTCGTTTTGATGATTTTACCAGAACCAGGGTTAAAAGTTCAAATGGTCAGGTTCAAAAAAGGTTTTTAATCAGAACAGACATTTTACTGTTTGGCAACCGATTTTCCACCGATTTTACATTAAATGATCGTCAGGAAATGAAATACCCTATTTTACTTGGCAGAAAATTACTTAGACAAGGGTTTGTTGTTGACGTTAAACAATTCAACCGAAGTTTCAGAAGGAAAAGTAAATTAGAGGCTGACAATAAATAG
- a CDS encoding RNA polymerase sigma factor RpoD/SigA, with protein MKQLRLTTQITNRDSPLLEKYFQEIAKTELLTSEEEVALAKRIKKGDAAALEMLTKANLRFVVSVAKQYQNQGLPLSDLINEGNLGLIKAAQKFDESKGFKFISYAVWWIRQSILQSLVEQARIIRLPVNKMVSVNKIKNVMNDFEQEFQREPTDEELEEILQITKSEIHDLMASVGKHVSFDAPAFENDEDSGSLKDRVPCNDISETEQNMSRDSLKNEIKSAMSILSERDAQIVCIYYGLDGGPGHTLEEIGKIYGLTRERVRQIKEKAIRRLKKATKSKALRQYLG; from the coding sequence ATGAAACAATTAAGACTTACAACACAGATAACTAACAGGGATAGCCCTTTATTAGAGAAATATTTTCAGGAAATAGCCAAAACAGAACTTTTAACATCAGAAGAAGAGGTTGCTTTAGCAAAACGAATAAAGAAGGGTGATGCTGCAGCACTTGAAATGCTAACGAAGGCAAACTTGCGTTTTGTCGTATCTGTTGCAAAACAATATCAAAATCAGGGACTTCCCCTAAGTGATTTGATTAATGAGGGCAACCTGGGATTAATTAAAGCTGCGCAAAAGTTTGATGAAAGTAAAGGCTTTAAATTTATTTCTTATGCTGTTTGGTGGATTCGTCAATCTATTTTGCAATCATTGGTAGAGCAGGCCAGAATCATTCGGTTGCCGGTAAATAAAATGGTGTCTGTTAACAAAATCAAAAATGTTATGAATGATTTTGAGCAGGAATTTCAAAGAGAACCCACCGATGAAGAATTAGAGGAAATACTGCAAATTACTAAATCTGAAATCCATGATTTAATGGCTTCAGTAGGAAAACATGTATCTTTTGATGCGCCTGCTTTTGAAAATGATGAAGATTCAGGCAGTTTGAAAGACAGAGTTCCCTGCAATGACATTTCAGAAACTGAACAGAATATGTCTCGCGATTCATTAAAAAATGAAATAAAATCAGCCATGAGTATCTTGTCTGAGCGTGACGCTCAGATAGTTTGTATCTATTATGGATTAGATGGAGGACCCGGACATACACTTGAGGAAATTGGTAAAATATATGGCCTCACTAGAGAAAGAGTTCGGCAAATTAAAGAAAAAGCTATCAGAAGACTTAAAAAGGCTACAAAGAGTAAAGCCTTGAGGCAATATCTCGGGTAG
- the gldC gene encoding gliding motility protein GldC produces the protein MQKDKKSEIIFKVELDDKNIPEKISWNTFPDEQNEFKDTKSVMLSIWDAKENNTLRLDLWTKEMRVDEMRTHFLQTLVTSAESFHKATGNPYVMADMKEFCEKLAQKTNEWEKNQM, from the coding sequence ATGCAAAAAGACAAAAAATCTGAAATCATCTTTAAAGTTGAATTAGATGATAAAAATATACCGGAAAAAATAAGTTGGAATACTTTTCCTGATGAACAAAACGAATTTAAAGACACCAAATCGGTTATGCTTTCTATTTGGGACGCAAAAGAAAATAACACCCTGCGTTTAGACTTATGGACAAAAGAAATGCGTGTTGACGAGATGCGGACCCATTTTTTGCAGACTTTAGTCACATCAGCTGAAAGTTTTCATAAAGCCACCGGAAATCCTTATGTAATGGCAGATATGAAAGAATTTTGTGAAAAGCTGGCACAAAAAACAAACGAGTGGGAAAAGAATCAAATGTAA
- a CDS encoding thioredoxin family protein: MSVFKQRHIDQGLTYADYKNRVIELVSKNRTSGPNQSGALVKNTLKNIDRMKWGEENIELISSAEEFLDDLNVEWIWIVFSEAWSDDSSHILPAIKKVADYSDKIDLKILFREEYPVLFDNFLTDKSRSIPKLVCLRKSDFKVLGTWGPRPAHIQERALEYKANPDKELDEFIEEMEAAYKQDKGETTQQELIQNAKIWWKRS; this comes from the coding sequence ATGAGTGTATTTAAGCAAAGACATATAGATCAGGGATTGACTTATGCTGATTATAAAAACAGAGTTATAGAATTAGTCAGTAAAAACAGGACTTCAGGCCCCAATCAGTCGGGAGCTTTAGTAAAGAACACACTAAAGAATATAGACCGTATGAAATGGGGAGAAGAAAATATAGAATTAATTTCTTCCGCTGAAGAGTTTTTAGATGATTTAAATGTTGAGTGGATTTGGATAGTTTTTTCTGAGGCATGGTCTGACGATTCATCACACATTTTGCCGGCTATAAAGAAAGTAGCTGATTATTCTGATAAAATTGACCTGAAAATTTTATTCAGGGAAGAATATCCGGTTTTGTTTGATAATTTTCTGACGGATAAATCCAGATCAATTCCTAAACTTGTATGCCTTCGTAAATCTGACTTTAAGGTTCTGGGAACCTGGGGGCCGCGACCGGCTCATATTCAAGAGCGTGCTTTGGAATATAAGGCAAATCCTGATAAGGAATTAGATGAATTTATTGAAGAAATGGAAGCAGCCTACAAACAAGATAAAGGAGAAACAACTCAACAAGAATTAATTCAAAACGCAAAAATTTGGTGGAAGCGCTCATAA
- a CDS encoding cytochrome-c peroxidase, translated as MKKLAVITFFFALIFAFKACKKDPPEPPKDDPKDSFVYNPTPVTLDMPSNFPEMVIPQDNQLTEEGILLGRLLFYDPILSLDSTLSCAGCHNQSFNFTDSGNKFSTGVQGIEGTRTSMSLANIGFNTHFFWDGRSPTLEDQILKPVPDPIEMNLSWTDAVDRLMNHNYYPQLFREAFDETEITPELTAKAIAQFLRTFISGNSKFDKVQRNEAFFTNAELNGFDMFFSEDADCFHCHGNILFTDNLFHNNALQEASSLNDFNDLGRGAVTGNPLDNGKFKTPTLRNTEVSGPFMHNGEFATLMEVIEFYSSGLKNSPNVDPLMEFFFQGGVQLTQNEKNDLHAFLLTLTDHEFLNNPDFKNPFQDPGFVWDDLTD; from the coding sequence ATGAAAAAGCTCGCTGTTATTACTTTTTTTTTCGCATTAATTTTTGCTTTTAAAGCGTGTAAAAAAGATCCGCCGGAACCGCCTAAAGATGACCCCAAGGATTCATTTGTATATAACCCCACCCCGGTTACACTTGATATGCCGTCTAATTTCCCGGAAATGGTGATACCTCAGGATAACCAACTTACTGAAGAAGGAATTTTATTAGGGAGATTGCTTTTTTATGATCCGATACTTTCTTTAGATTCTACTCTTTCCTGTGCCGGTTGTCACAATCAAAGTTTTAATTTTACAGACAGCGGAAATAAATTCAGTACAGGTGTGCAGGGAATAGAAGGTACACGCACATCTATGTCTTTAGCTAATATCGGTTTTAACACGCACTTTTTCTGGGATGGCCGGTCACCAACACTGGAAGATCAGATTTTAAAACCTGTTCCCGATCCGATTGAAATGAATTTATCCTGGACTGATGCAGTTGACCGCCTGATGAATCATAATTATTACCCTCAGCTTTTCAGGGAAGCCTTTGATGAAACTGAAATAACTCCGGAACTTACAGCCAAAGCAATCGCACAGTTTTTGAGAACGTTTATTTCAGGCAATTCCAAATTTGATAAAGTTCAGCGTAATGAAGCCTTTTTTACAAATGCAGAGTTGAACGGTTTCGACATGTTTTTCAGTGAAGATGCGGATTGTTTTCATTGTCATGGGAATATTTTATTCACAGATAACTTATTTCATAATAATGCTTTGCAGGAAGCTTCTTCTTTAAATGACTTTAATGATTTAGGCAGGGGAGCTGTAACAGGAAATCCGCTGGATAACGGAAAGTTTAAAACACCTACATTGAGAAATACAGAAGTCAGCGGACCTTTTATGCATAATGGTGAATTTGCCACATTAATGGAAGTTATAGAATTTTACAGTAGTGGATTAAAAAACTCGCCTAATGTAGATCCCTTAATGGAGTTTTTCTTTCAGGGAGGCGTTCAGCTTACACAGAATGAAAAAAATGATTTACATGCCTTTTTGCTCACATTAACCGATCATGAATTTTTGAACAATCCGGACTTTAAAAACCCCTTTCAGGATCCGGGCTTTGTGTGGGATGATTTAACAGATTAA
- a CDS encoding cytochrome-c peroxidase translates to MYRNVVYFFLSVLLLLVSCGKEEIKEFPEMYKLDLPWGFPQPIIPEDNPLTKDRVKLGEMLFFDPILSRDSTVSCASCHLPEKKFTDALPKSIGIHGRLSMRNSPTLINTAYRTSFFKDGGVPTLELQALAPISDSAEMDFSVPEVIERLKKIEKYVTLSKKAFGREPDPFVLTRSLAAFQRTLIGGNSRYDQYLQSGDEQILSKMEKKGMLIFFGEANCGSCHTGFLLTDQKFHNNGLYDVYADNGRMRITLNPDDEGRFVTPSLRNVSLTAPYMHDGSLATLEEVVNHYNSGGSGHVNQDSRIRPLNLSEEDKSALVKFLLVLDDGV, encoded by the coding sequence ATGTATCGCAATGTAGTTTACTTTTTTTTATCAGTTCTGTTGCTTTTGGTTTCTTGCGGAAAGGAAGAAATAAAAGAATTTCCGGAAATGTATAAGCTTGATTTGCCCTGGGGTTTTCCGCAACCTATAATTCCGGAAGATAACCCCCTTACAAAAGACCGTGTAAAACTGGGGGAGATGCTTTTTTTTGATCCTATTTTGTCAAGAGATTCAACTGTTTCGTGTGCATCTTGTCACTTGCCGGAAAAAAAATTTACAGACGCCTTGCCAAAAAGTATAGGGATTCATGGCAGACTTTCCATGCGTAATTCGCCAACTTTGATAAATACAGCATACAGAACGTCTTTTTTTAAAGATGGAGGAGTTCCGACATTAGAACTTCAGGCTTTAGCACCAATTAGCGACTCAGCTGAAATGGATTTTAGTGTTCCGGAAGTTATTGAAAGACTAAAAAAAATTGAAAAATATGTAACGCTCAGTAAAAAAGCTTTTGGTCGTGAACCGGACCCTTTCGTTCTAACCCGTTCATTAGCTGCTTTTCAGAGAACTTTAATAGGGGGAAACAGTCGTTATGATCAATACCTGCAAAGCGGTGATGAACAGATTTTAAGTAAAATGGAAAAGAAGGGAATGCTAATTTTTTTCGGAGAAGCAAATTGTGGGTCCTGCCATACAGGTTTTTTGCTTACCGATCAAAAGTTTCATAATAATGGCTTATATGATGTATATGCAGATAATGGCAGAATGCGCATTACATTAAATCCGGATGATGAGGGGCGATTTGTAACCCCATCTTTAAGAAATGTATCCCTAACAGCCCCATATATGCATGATGGTAGTTTAGCTACGCTTGAAGAGGTTGTTAATCATTATAACTCAGGAGGTTCCGGACATGTGAATCAGGATAGCCGAATCAGACCTTTGAATTTATCTGAGGAAGATAAAAGTGCTTTGGTAAAATTTTTATTAGTTTTAGATGACGGGGTCTAA